The following coding sequences lie in one Pseudomonas sp. B33.4 genomic window:
- a CDS encoding MerR family transcriptional regulator — MKIGELAKISGLAPSRIRFYEASGLIKSVGRKANGYRDYAPETEWILQIITGAQSAGFSLEEIRQLLPVNAQDWQHEEMLVGLKRKVEEIEILQQRLAHNKAQLLRVIHGIESKPADVGCADNAQLLISQIREEKAATGK, encoded by the coding sequence ATGAAAATCGGTGAACTGGCAAAAATCAGCGGTCTGGCGCCTTCGCGCATCCGCTTCTATGAGGCGAGCGGTCTGATCAAATCGGTCGGGCGCAAGGCTAACGGCTATCGCGATTACGCCCCGGAAACCGAGTGGATCCTGCAGATCATCACCGGCGCGCAGTCAGCGGGGTTTTCCCTCGAGGAAATACGCCAGTTACTGCCGGTGAACGCGCAGGACTGGCAGCACGAAGAAATGCTGGTCGGGCTCAAACGCAAGGTCGAAGAAATCGAAATCCTCCAGCAACGCCTGGCGCATAACAAGGCGCAGTTACTGCGGGTCATTCACGGCATCGAGAGCAAACCCGCTGACGTTGGCTGTGCCGACAACGCGCAGTTGTTGATCAGCCAGATCCGCGAGGAGAAGGCCGCTACGGGCAAATAA